A genome region from Sulfuriferula thiophila includes the following:
- the prmA gene encoding 50S ribosomal protein L11 methyltransferase encodes MPWQSVTLPATAEEADRLSDALMSLGALSVSIEDAAAGTVAEAPIFGEPGMPVDALWRDNYVVAMFDQHADVDQILLAACVEVDFMLPEYEIAHIAEQDWVRLTQAEFDPIRISKRLWIIPSWHQAPDKQAINLKLDPGLAFGTGSHPTTRLCLQWLDENLPDNATVLDYGCGSGILAIAAKKFGALKVWGVDIDPQAISTAINNANENEVEAKFYLPDSDTNERANVVIANILTNPLIALAPLLAERCLPNGKLVLSGILVEQSSKVIETYSTWFDIDQWRNEEGWVCLVGDKRR; translated from the coding sequence ATGCCCTGGCAATCAGTCACGTTACCCGCTACCGCAGAGGAAGCAGACCGATTGTCTGATGCCTTGATGTCATTGGGTGCTCTGTCCGTCAGTATCGAGGATGCTGCGGCAGGTACTGTCGCAGAAGCACCTATTTTTGGTGAACCAGGCATGCCGGTGGATGCGCTGTGGCGCGATAATTATGTCGTGGCTATGTTTGATCAGCATGCTGATGTTGATCAAATTCTACTAGCGGCCTGTGTTGAAGTTGATTTCATGCTACCAGAATATGAAATCGCACATATCGCCGAACAGGATTGGGTGCGGTTAACCCAAGCTGAATTTGATCCCATACGCATATCTAAGCGTCTATGGATCATACCTAGCTGGCATCAGGCCCCTGATAAGCAAGCCATTAATCTTAAACTTGATCCCGGGCTAGCTTTTGGAACAGGCTCACATCCTACCACTCGGCTTTGTTTACAGTGGCTGGATGAAAATCTCCCTGATAATGCAACAGTTCTTGACTACGGCTGTGGTTCAGGAATTTTAGCCATTGCCGCAAAGAAATTTGGTGCGCTCAAAGTCTGGGGAGTGGACATTGATCCACAAGCAATATCTACTGCCATCAACAACGCGAACGAAAATGAAGTAGAAGCTAAATTTTATCTTCCTGATTCGGATACAAACGAACGCGCTAACGTAGTCATTGCTAATATATTAACCAACCCTCTAATTGCGCTTGCACCGCTGCTTGCAGAGCGCTGTCTTCCCAACGGTAAATTGGTTTTGTCGGGTATTCTGGTTGAACAATCTAGCAAGGTTATTGAGACGTATAGCACCTGGTTTGATATTGACCAGTGGCGTAATGAAGAAGGGTGGGTTTGTCTGGTTGGAGATAAACGGAGGTGA
- the accC gene encoding acetyl-CoA carboxylase biotin carboxylase subunit yields the protein MFEKILIANRGEIALRIQRACREMGIKTVAVHSEADADAKYVKLADESVCIGPAASSLSYLNVPAIISAAELTDAEAIHPGYGFLSENADFAERIESSGFVFIGPRPETIRLMGDKVSAKDSMKASGVPCVPGSDGALPDDPDEIRRIAKDVGYPIIIKAAGGGGGRGMRVVHTEGALLNAVAMTQAEAQSAFGNPVVYMERYLQRPRHIEIQVLADEHGNAIHLGERDCSMQRRHQKILEEAPAPGLDHKLRDKIGERCAAACRKIGYRGAGTFEFLYEDGEFFFIEMNTRVQVEHPVTELITGVDIVQEQIHIAAGEPLRYKQKDIVFRGHAIECRVNAEHPYTFVPSPGRITAYHVPGGPGIRVDSHVYQNYFVPPHYDSMIGKLLAHGATREQAIARMRTALMEMIVEGVNTNIPLHQDLMQDANFIQGSTSIHYLEQKLAKPTHN from the coding sequence ATGTTTGAAAAAATCCTTATCGCCAATCGCGGCGAGATTGCCTTGCGTATCCAGCGGGCTTGTCGTGAAATGGGCATCAAAACAGTTGCCGTCCATTCAGAAGCTGATGCCGATGCCAAGTATGTCAAACTCGCTGACGAGTCTGTATGTATTGGCCCGGCTGCATCATCACTCAGCTATTTGAATGTCCCTGCTATTATCAGTGCTGCAGAACTGACCGATGCCGAAGCTATACATCCTGGCTACGGCTTTCTCTCCGAGAATGCTGACTTTGCAGAACGTATTGAGTCATCAGGGTTTGTCTTTATCGGACCACGACCAGAAACCATCCGCCTAATGGGTGATAAAGTTTCTGCTAAAGACTCCATGAAGGCATCTGGCGTGCCATGCGTGCCAGGTTCAGATGGCGCACTGCCGGATGATCCCGATGAAATTCGTCGAATTGCAAAAGATGTTGGCTACCCTATCATTATCAAAGCAGCGGGTGGCGGTGGCGGACGTGGCATGCGTGTAGTTCATACCGAGGGCGCATTACTGAATGCCGTTGCAATGACGCAGGCAGAGGCTCAGTCAGCATTCGGCAACCCTGTTGTATACATGGAACGCTATCTGCAAAGACCACGCCATATAGAAATTCAGGTACTGGCAGATGAGCATGGCAACGCCATCCATCTTGGCGAGCGTGATTGCTCGATGCAACGACGCCATCAAAAAATTCTTGAAGAAGCTCCAGCGCCAGGCCTTGATCATAAATTACGTGACAAGATTGGTGAACGCTGCGCTGCCGCTTGTCGCAAAATTGGTTACCGTGGCGCGGGTACTTTCGAATTCCTGTATGAAGATGGTGAATTTTTCTTCATAGAAATGAATACGCGCGTGCAGGTTGAACATCCTGTAACCGAGTTAATAACCGGTGTCGATATCGTCCAGGAACAGATCCATATCGCGGCTGGTGAGCCATTGCGTTACAAGCAGAAAGACATTGTGTTCCGTGGCCATGCCATCGAGTGCCGGGTGAATGCCGAGCATCCTTATACTTTCGTGCCATCGCCTGGCCGTATTACGGCATATCACGTTCCTGGCGGTCCCGGCATTCGCGTTGACTCGCATGTGTACCAGAACTATTTTGTGCCACCGCATTATGATTCAATGATCGGTAAATTGCTTGCACATGGCGCAACCCGTGAGCAAGCCATTGCACGCATGCGTACTGCATTGATGGAAATGATTGTGGAAGGTGTTAATACCAATATTCCACTGCATCAGGATTTGATGCAGGATGCCAATTTTATCCAAGGTAGCACCAGCATTCATTATCTTGAACAGAAATTAGCTAAACCTACACACAACTAA
- the accB gene encoding acetyl-CoA carboxylase biotin carboxyl carrier protein encodes MDLRKLKKLIDLVQESGIAELEITEGEEKVRIASVLQNQQQPFYMGAAPAAAPAQPTAVAAPVVVEPAVIDGHVIKSPMVGTFYRASSPGAKSFAEVGQSINAGDTLCIIEAMKLLNEIESDHSGVIKAILVENGQPVEYGEPLFIIG; translated from the coding sequence ATGGATCTGAGAAAACTTAAAAAACTTATCGACCTCGTACAAGAATCTGGTATTGCAGAGCTTGAGATTACTGAAGGCGAAGAGAAAGTTCGCATTGCCAGCGTATTGCAAAATCAGCAACAGCCATTTTATATGGGTGCTGCTCCTGCTGCCGCTCCTGCACAACCGACCGCAGTTGCCGCGCCTGTCGTTGTAGAGCCCGCTGTGATTGATGGCCATGTCATTAAATCACCCATGGTAGGTACTTTTTACCGCGCTTCCAGCCCTGGCGCCAAGTCATTTGCAGAAGTCGGGCAAAGTATCAATGCGGGTGACACCCTATGCATCATTGAAGCCATGAAACTGCTCAATGAAATCGAATCAGATCATTCTGGCGTGATTAAAGCCATTCTGGTCGAGAATGGTCAGCCCGTTGAATACGGCGAGCCGTTATTCATCATCGGCTAA
- the aroQ gene encoding type II 3-dehydroquinate dehydratase: MNNGTSLDSTTGKRILVLHGPNLNMLGMREPAHYGRDTLADINTRLQLRADAANVSLTSFQSNNEAALIERIHAAYKNIDFILINPAAFTHTSVALRDALAAVAIPFVEIHLSNVFAREAFRHHSYFSDLAVGVISGLGAQGYELALEYALTQLTHKV, from the coding sequence ATGAATAATGGCACCTCATTAGATTCGACGACCGGCAAACGCATACTTGTGCTGCATGGCCCCAACTTGAATATGTTAGGCATGCGCGAACCAGCACATTACGGGCGTGACACGTTGGCTGATATAAACACGCGTTTGCAATTGCGTGCGGATGCAGCTAACGTGTCACTCACCAGTTTCCAGAGCAATAATGAGGCTGCGTTGATAGAACGCATCCATGCCGCTTATAAAAATATCGATTTCATACTGATCAATCCAGCAGCATTTACCCACACCAGTGTTGCACTGCGTGATGCCCTTGCAGCTGTTGCCATTCCTTTTGTAGAAATACATTTATCCAACGTATTCGCCCGGGAAGCCTTCCGCCATCATTCCTATTTCAGTGATCTGGCAGTCGGTGTTATCAGTGGCTTAGGGGCGCAGGGCTATGAACTTGCACTCGAATACGCGCTTACCCAACTCACCCACAAGGTTTAA
- a CDS encoding TlpA family protein disulfide reductase has product MKKLLAFALIAAILGVGYYRYVNRAPVTSNAPVASLTSDAIFNARLPDLAGVRQPIAQWRGKVLVVNFWATWCPPCRQEIPEFIQLQKQFGPQGLQFVGIALDEKAKIQGFVDEVGINYPILVGDLEAVALSQSSGNRMGGLPYTVIIDQHGKIIATELGGLTKEKLTAIVTPLLPAH; this is encoded by the coding sequence ATGAAAAAACTTTTAGCATTTGCTCTTATCGCAGCCATTTTAGGCGTAGGTTACTATCGCTACGTCAACCGCGCGCCAGTAACCTCTAACGCACCTGTGGCCTCACTCACTTCAGATGCCATATTTAATGCACGCCTGCCTGATTTGGCCGGTGTCAGACAACCTATCGCACAATGGCGGGGCAAAGTTCTGGTCGTCAATTTCTGGGCGACCTGGTGTCCGCCATGCCGTCAGGAAATTCCCGAATTCATTCAGTTACAAAAGCAGTTTGGCCCGCAAGGGCTGCAATTTGTCGGCATAGCGCTCGACGAAAAAGCCAAAATCCAGGGTTTTGTGGATGAGGTAGGGATTAACTACCCTATCCTGGTTGGTGATCTGGAAGCTGTTGCGCTCTCACAGTCGAGTGGCAACCGTATGGGCGGCTTGCCTTATACTGTCATAATTGACCAGCATGGCAAAATAATCGCAACTGAATTAGGTGGGCTAACCAAGGAAAAACTAACCGCAATTGTGACGCCACTGTTACCGGCTCATTAA
- the dsbD gene encoding protein-disulfide reductase DsbD, translating to MRFFALIILFFSQIMALHADDLLEPEQAFQFSAQLVDAGHLEVRYKIADGYYLYRNKFKFSLNGATLDSPQFPAGKIKQDPNFGNVETYHNEVRIRLPFTRTDATTITLKSTAQGCAEAGVCYTPIDSTARFTLPAATPAAIAPAALNPLGETKALTADDFLSPEQAFGVKLKLTSPTTIQASFTIAPQYYLYQNKIHFVVKAPAGVTVSKTDFPAADTKQDPNFGEMKVYHRDFAANLTLSRALKADETIELATDYQGCSEKGICYPPQNQVIKLGANVTQTSAASTAPAATSSNDEDSQIRKALQGGHFWVVVATFFGAGLLLALTPCVFPMIPILSGIIAGQKQVTRLSGFLLSLAYVLGMAITYAAAGVAAALSGTLISNALQNPIALSIGAGIFIALALSMFGFFELQLPSFVQSKFSDASNKVKGGNFIGVFIMGALSALIVGPCVAPPLAAALAYIAQTGNTTLGGWALFSLAIGMGVPLLLVGLSAGALLPRAGGWMNAVKNFFGVLMIAIAIWLITPLIAVWTQMLLWAALLIISAIYLHALDPLAHTASGWQRLWKGLAIVMLTAGVALILGMLAGGRELLQPLSVFKPVVSSAAASNKLTFQRVHNLAELDAKIAQSSGKTVMLDFYADWCVSCKEMEHNTFSDPAIQQRLSNVVLLQADITANSADDDAMRKRFAVFGPPAMIFFSPSGKEIADHVIGYQTPDQFSRLLDILLAKP from the coding sequence ATGCGTTTTTTTGCACTCATCATACTTTTTTTCAGTCAGATCATGGCGCTGCATGCCGATGACCTGCTGGAACCCGAACAGGCTTTCCAGTTTTCTGCGCAGTTAGTGGATGCTGGGCACCTCGAAGTCCGTTATAAAATTGCTGACGGCTATTATTTATACCGCAACAAATTCAAATTCAGTCTCAATGGCGCCACGCTGGACAGCCCGCAATTCCCCGCCGGCAAGATCAAGCAGGATCCGAACTTTGGCAATGTGGAAACTTACCACAATGAAGTACGCATCAGATTACCCTTTACCCGCACCGATGCTACCACCATTACACTCAAGAGTACCGCCCAAGGCTGTGCCGAAGCCGGTGTATGTTATACACCGATAGACAGCACCGCCCGCTTTACCTTGCCTGCAGCTACCCCAGCTGCAATTGCACCGGCAGCATTAAACCCACTAGGTGAAACCAAAGCGTTGACTGCGGACGACTTCCTCTCACCGGAACAGGCCTTTGGCGTCAAACTCAAGCTGACCAGCCCCACGACCATACAGGCCAGCTTTACGATTGCACCGCAATATTATTTGTATCAGAACAAAATTCACTTTGTTGTGAAAGCTCCGGCAGGTGTAACCGTAAGCAAAACCGATTTCCCTGCTGCCGATACCAAGCAGGATCCTAACTTTGGTGAAATGAAAGTCTATCACCGTGACTTTGCCGCCAATTTGACGCTGAGTCGTGCACTTAAAGCGGATGAAACTATCGAACTGGCAACTGACTACCAAGGCTGTAGCGAGAAGGGTATCTGCTATCCACCGCAGAACCAGGTGATCAAACTTGGCGCAAACGTCACACAAACCAGCGCTGCCAGCACCGCCCCTGCTGCCACTTCCAGCAATGATGAAGACTCGCAGATACGCAAGGCCCTGCAGGGCGGCCATTTCTGGGTAGTGGTAGCCACGTTCTTCGGCGCCGGCTTGTTACTGGCATTGACGCCGTGCGTGTTCCCGATGATCCCTATTTTGTCGGGCATCATTGCCGGGCAGAAACAGGTTACCCGCTTATCCGGTTTCCTGTTATCACTGGCCTATGTGCTGGGCATGGCCATCACTTATGCTGCAGCAGGTGTCGCGGCAGCGTTGTCCGGTACCCTGATTTCCAATGCATTACAGAACCCTATTGCTCTCTCTATCGGGGCGGGTATCTTTATCGCACTGGCTCTGTCGATGTTCGGTTTCTTCGAACTGCAGTTGCCCAGCTTTGTGCAGAGCAAATTCTCCGATGCCAGCAATAAGGTCAAAGGCGGTAATTTTATCGGCGTCTTTATCATGGGCGCGCTCTCCGCACTGATCGTCGGTCCATGCGTTGCCCCGCCGCTGGCAGCTGCGCTGGCGTATATCGCACAAACCGGCAATACCACATTAGGCGGCTGGGCCCTGTTCTCCCTGGCCATTGGTATGGGCGTGCCGTTACTGCTGGTCGGGCTATCTGCCGGGGCATTACTGCCGCGCGCTGGTGGCTGGATGAATGCAGTGAAAAACTTCTTTGGCGTACTGATGATCGCCATTGCCATCTGGCTGATCACCCCGCTCATCGCGGTATGGACGCAAATGTTGCTGTGGGCAGCGCTGCTGATTATTTCCGCCATTTATTTACACGCACTGGATCCGCTTGCACACACCGCATCGGGTTGGCAACGTTTGTGGAAAGGCCTGGCCATCGTCATGCTGACCGCAGGTGTTGCACTGATACTGGGTATGCTGGCGGGTGGGCGTGAACTTCTGCAACCATTGTCCGTATTCAAGCCGGTAGTCAGCTCTGCGGCGGCCTCCAACAAGCTTACTTTCCAGCGCGTACACAACCTCGCTGAACTGGATGCCAAAATCGCGCAATCTTCCGGCAAAACAGTCATGCTGGATTTCTATGCCGACTGGTGTGTATCGTGCAAGGAAATGGAGCACAATACCTTTAGCGACCCGGCTATTCAGCAACGCTTAAGCAACGTGGTATTGTTGCAGGCCGACATTACCGCTAACAGCGCTGACGACGACGCCATGCGCAAACGGTTTGCTGTTTTTGGCCCACCGGCCATGATTTTCTTTAGCCCCAGCGGTAAAGAGATAGCTGACCACGTGATCGGCTATCAAACCCCTGATCAATTCTCCCGCCTTCTGGACATCCTGCTGGCAAAACCATAA
- a CDS encoding FxsA family protein: MRFLIGFIIVLSFPALEIYTLVKVYQAIGWWVIALLAVSALAGVMLIAEERLAFFARMIMAVQGGGSPIRALFESGRTMLAGGLLIFPGVISDVLAVLILLIPARLFGRKAQPPIPSDVIEGEFRREDQDRLGR, from the coding sequence ATGCGTTTTTTAATAGGCTTCATTATAGTGTTGAGTTTCCCTGCATTGGAAATTTATACGCTGGTAAAAGTGTACCAAGCCATCGGCTGGTGGGTAATCGCCCTATTGGCCGTTTCCGCATTGGCAGGTGTGATGCTGATCGCGGAAGAGCGGTTGGCGTTTTTTGCACGCATGATCATGGCAGTACAGGGTGGTGGTTCGCCAATACGTGCCTTATTCGAAAGCGGACGTACCATGCTGGCTGGCGGATTGTTAATTTTTCCGGGAGTGATCAGTGACGTGCTGGCGGTGCTGATCTTGCTGATTCCCGCGCGCTTGTTCGGGCGCAAGGCACAACCCCCCATTCCTTCTGATGTGATAGAAGGTGAATTTCGTCGTGAAGACCAGGACCGGCTGGGCCGTTAA
- the glmU gene encoding bifunctional UDP-N-acetylglucosamine diphosphorylase/glucosamine-1-phosphate N-acetyltransferase GlmU — MISPFNIVILAAGRGTRMMSDLPKVLHPLAGKPMLAHLLDTARSLDPLQICVVYGYGGEQVPKAIGGSDITWVLQAEQHGTGHAVRQAVPHLADSGVTLILYGDVPLTTADTMRALTTVAVQDQLALLTVNLTDPTGYGRIVRNAAGKVTAIVEHKDADTQTRAITEVNTGLMALPTHRLAGWLSRLSNANAQGEYYLTDIIAMAVADGIGVQACQPAHHREILGVNSKAQLAELERLHQLQVANQLMTQGVTLLDPARIDVRGSLQCGRDVMIDVGCVFEGQVELGNNVSVGAHCVLQNVKIGAGTQIASFSHLVDAIVGTDNHIGPFARLRPGTILAADVHVGNFVEIKNSQVDNGSKINHLSYVGDSTVGKLVNIGAGTITCNYDGANKHRTVIEDNAFIGSDTQLVAPVTIGKGATIGAGSTITRDAPAGELTLSRSKQLTISGWQRPVKKSKG, encoded by the coding sequence ATGATCTCCCCATTTAATATAGTCATACTCGCTGCCGGGCGCGGCACACGCATGATGTCTGATTTGCCCAAAGTGCTGCACCCACTGGCTGGCAAGCCCATGCTGGCGCATTTGCTGGATACTGCGCGCAGCCTTGATCCGTTACAAATCTGTGTGGTCTATGGCTATGGTGGTGAGCAAGTGCCAAAAGCGATTGGCGGTAGCGATATCACCTGGGTGTTGCAGGCAGAACAGCACGGTACCGGCCATGCGGTGCGGCAGGCAGTGCCCCATCTGGCGGATAGTGGCGTGACCCTGATTTTGTACGGCGATGTGCCGTTAACTACGGCTGACACCATGCGCGCGCTGACGACCGTGGCAGTGCAGGATCAGTTGGCGCTATTGACGGTAAACCTGACCGATCCGACCGGTTATGGTCGTATCGTGCGCAATGCCGCAGGTAAGGTCACGGCTATCGTCGAACATAAGGATGCTGATACGCAAACGCGAGCCATTACTGAAGTGAATACCGGATTAATGGCGTTGCCTACGCACAGGCTTGCCGGATGGCTGTCTCGCCTGAGCAATGCCAATGCCCAGGGCGAATATTATCTGACCGATATCATTGCCATGGCGGTTGCCGATGGTATCGGTGTGCAAGCGTGCCAGCCAGCGCATCATCGCGAAATTCTCGGCGTGAACAGCAAAGCGCAACTGGCCGAACTGGAGCGTCTGCATCAGTTGCAAGTGGCCAATCAGCTGATGACCCAGGGCGTGACCCTGCTTGACCCGGCGCGCATTGATGTACGTGGTAGCCTGCAGTGCGGTCGCGACGTTATGATCGATGTCGGCTGCGTGTTTGAGGGGCAAGTCGAATTAGGGAATAACGTGAGTGTGGGTGCTCACTGCGTGTTACAGAATGTCAAAATCGGTGCCGGTACGCAAATCGCGTCATTCTCCCATCTGGTGGATGCCATCGTAGGCACCGATAATCATATCGGCCCGTTTGCGCGGCTGCGCCCAGGTACGATACTGGCGGCCGATGTGCATGTGGGAAACTTTGTCGAGATCAAGAACAGCCAGGTCGATAATGGCTCCAAGATCAATCATTTGTCCTATGTCGGCGACAGCACCGTAGGCAAACTGGTCAATATCGGTGCCGGCACCATCACCTGCAATTATGACGGTGCCAATAAGCATCGTACCGTGATCGAAGATAATGCCTTCATTGGTTCCGATACCCAGCTGGTTGCTCCGGTCACGATCGGCAAAGGGGCAACCATAGGTGCAGGCTCCACCATCACCCGAGACGCACCAGCGGGTGAACTGACCCTGTCACGCAGCAAGCAACTCACCATTTCTGGCTGGCAGCGTCCAGTCAAAAAGTCGAAAGGATAA
- the glmS gene encoding glutamine--fructose-6-phosphate transaminase (isomerizing), which translates to MCGIVGAVAQRNVVPILLEGLRRLEYRGYDSAGLVVINDGLHRVRSIGRVAALTAAVQQQQVHGLWGIAHTRWATHGAPNEANAHPHVSHDLIAVVHNGIIENYEVLRQRLREQGYIFTSETDTEVIAHLVHHYYKADHDLLAATRSAVADLQGAFAIGVVATDVPQRLICARRGSPLLIGLGIEENFIASDVSALLPVTQKVIYLEEGDIADIGLLSVAIYDASGQPVERNIFISEQSSEMSELGNYRHFMQKEIHEQPRALTDTLHDAVMGEHLLPELFGFDAAQVFAKINAVTILACGTSYHAAKVASYWIESMAGISCQAEIASEYRYRDSVPNPSALVVTLSQSGETADTLAALNHAKALGHEHTLSICNVPESALVRASKLRFLTRAGPEIGVASTKAFTTQLAALFLLTLLLAKQRGRLTPAAEAEHIRALRALPAEVQRVLALEPGIALWAERFADKQHALFLGRGVHYPIAMEGALKLKEISYIHAEAYPAGELKHGPLALVDKDMPVVAIAPNDALLEKLKSNLQEVRARGGELYVFADADTHISASEGVHVMQLADNAGWLSPILHTIPLQLLSYHAALQKGTDVDKPRNLAKSVTVE; encoded by the coding sequence ATGTGCGGCATTGTAGGAGCAGTAGCGCAACGTAATGTCGTACCCATTTTACTTGAGGGTTTGCGTCGCTTGGAGTATCGCGGCTATGACTCTGCGGGCCTGGTGGTGATTAATGATGGCCTGCATCGGGTGCGCAGTATTGGCCGTGTGGCGGCCTTGACTGCGGCTGTGCAACAACAGCAGGTGCATGGGCTGTGGGGTATCGCCCACACCCGCTGGGCAACCCATGGTGCGCCTAACGAAGCCAATGCCCACCCGCATGTCAGTCACGATCTGATTGCCGTGGTGCATAACGGCATTATTGAAAACTACGAAGTCTTGCGCCAGCGCCTGCGCGAGCAGGGCTATATCTTTACTTCGGAAACCGACACTGAAGTAATCGCGCATCTGGTGCATCACTATTACAAGGCAGACCATGATTTACTGGCCGCGACGCGCAGTGCCGTGGCTGATTTACAGGGCGCCTTTGCGATCGGTGTTGTCGCTACTGATGTGCCGCAACGCCTGATTTGCGCCCGTCGTGGCAGCCCGCTGCTGATCGGTCTGGGCATAGAAGAGAACTTCATTGCCTCCGATGTTTCCGCCTTGCTGCCGGTGACGCAAAAAGTCATCTACCTGGAAGAAGGCGATATCGCGGATATCGGTTTATTGTCTGTGGCTATCTACGATGCCTCCGGACAGCCGGTGGAACGTAATATCTTCATTTCCGAGCAGTCATCGGAAATGTCCGAGCTGGGCAATTATCGCCATTTCATGCAAAAGGAAATCCACGAACAGCCACGTGCCTTAACCGACACCCTGCACGATGCGGTAATGGGTGAGCACTTACTGCCAGAGTTGTTCGGATTCGACGCGGCACAGGTTTTCGCCAAGATCAATGCAGTGACGATTCTGGCCTGTGGCACCAGCTATCATGCTGCTAAAGTCGCCAGCTACTGGATAGAATCAATGGCGGGTATTTCTTGTCAGGCCGAAATCGCCAGCGAGTACCGCTACCGCGATAGCGTGCCTAACCCCAGCGCGCTGGTGGTCACCCTGTCGCAATCGGGTGAGACGGCCGACACGCTGGCCGCGCTCAATCACGCCAAAGCGCTCGGACATGAACATACCCTATCCATCTGCAATGTGCCTGAATCCGCGCTGGTGCGTGCCTCCAAATTGCGCTTCCTCACCCGCGCGGGTCCAGAAATCGGCGTGGCGTCGACCAAAGCCTTTACTACGCAATTAGCTGCGCTGTTCCTGCTCACCCTGCTGTTAGCCAAGCAACGCGGACGTCTCACACCCGCAGCAGAAGCTGAGCATATTCGCGCATTACGCGCACTGCCCGCAGAAGTACAGCGGGTGCTGGCGCTGGAACCCGGCATAGCATTATGGGCAGAACGTTTTGCCGATAAGCAGCACGCCTTGTTCCTCGGCCGTGGCGTGCACTACCCGATCGCCATGGAAGGCGCGCTCAAGCTCAAGGAAATCTCCTACATCCACGCTGAAGCCTACCCCGCTGGCGAGCTCAAACACGGCCCGCTGGCACTGGTGGATAAAGACATGCCGGTGGTCGCCATCGCCCCCAACGACGCCCTGCTGGAAAAGCTCAAATCCAACCTGCAGGAAGTGCGCGCCCGTGGCGGTGAGCTGTACGTGTTTGCCGATGCCGATACGCATATCAGCGCCAGCGAAGGCGTGCACGTGATGCAGTTGGCGGATAATGCCGGCTGGCTATCGCCGATCCTGCATACCATCCCGTTGCAGCTCTTGTCCTATCATGCCGCATTGCAAAAAGGCACGGATGTGGATAAGCCGCGTAACCTGGCAAAGTCTGTGACGGTGGAGTAG